DNA sequence from the Chitinophaga flava genome:
ATCCTCATCTCCCGTCACAAAAAACTGGCAGGCCCTGTACTGGGCATCACAGGTATACTACAAACCATCCCCAGCATTGCCTTGTTGGGCTTTATGATCCCCTTACTGGGTATAGGCCCCAAACCCGCCATCGTGGCCCTGTTCCTTTATGCATTGCTCCCCGTGGTACGTAATACCTACACCGGTATATTGGGTGTAGATACCAGTGTCATGGAGGCTGCTACCGGTATGGGCATGAACCGGCGACAGTTGTTGCTCCGTGTACAGTTACCACTGGCCATGCCCGTCATACTGGCTGGCATTCGTACCGCTACGGTCATCAATGTAGGAGTAGCCACACTGGCGGCTTACATCGCTGCCGGCGGTCTGGGTGAATTTATCTTCGGCGGTATCGCCCTCAACAATACCAACATGATGCTCGCAGGTGCCATCCCCGCTGCATTGCTGGCCATCCTCTTCGACTGGGGACTGGCACAGCTCCAGCGTCTCAATAGCAGGAAAGCACGTAAAACAATACTGGTACTGCCCGCCCTGCTCCTGCTCCTCTCCTCTTTCTACTTGCTGCCAGATAGTTACAGCACTCACCTTAAAGCAGGATTCACCCCTGAGTTTATGGGCAGAAAAGATGGCGCCATCGGGCTGCGCACCGTATACGGGCTACACCTGCGAACACTCGTTATCAGCGATATGATCATGTATAAGGCCGCCTATGAAAAAAAACTCGATGTGATCAGCGGCAGCAGCACTGATGGAAGAGTAAAAGCCTTTGACCTGGTAGTGCTGGAAGATGACAAACACATCTTTCCGCCTTATTATGCAGCCCCGATAGTGAGACAGGAGGTCCTGGATAAATATCCCGAACTGGAGCAGGTACTCAACCTCCTGGCTGGTACAATTAATGATAGCATAATGACGGATCTGAACTATCGCGTGGATTATCTCAAACAAAACCCGCAGCAGGTAGCCAAAGATTTCCTGGTCAAAACCGGACTATGGAAACCAGCTAAAAGCGGCACTAAAGGTACTGTCCGCATCGGCGCTAAAATATTCGGGGATGGCTATATCCTGGCAAACATGTATCAGATGCTGATAGCAGGATATACCGATCTCACCGCCACCACCAAAACAGGACTCGGTGGCACTAAAATCGTATTCGACGCACTGGTCAACGATCAGATAGACCTCTATCCGGAATATACCGGTACGGGCCTGCTGGTGATTCTCCAGGCGCCACAACACACTGTAGACAGTATCATCGGCGACAGCAAAAAAGTATATGACTATGTAAAGGATGGCTTTGATAAACAATACCACGTGAAATGGCTCAACCCTATCGGCTTTAATAATACCTACGCCCTGATGATGCGCCGCGAACAGGCATCCAGGCTGCATATTAGCACAATATCCGGTTTAACAAACTATATACACCATCACTAACCGACGTATTTATGCAACTGAAAAATGACTATATCAAAGTACGCAAAAGAACGGAAGATATCTGCGCACCGCTCAAAACAGAAGACTACGTAGTACAACCCGTGGCAGATGTAAGCCCCCCCAAATGGCACCTCGGGCATACCACCTGGTTTTTTGAAACTTTTGTATTAACACCTAACGCTAAAGGATATACGGAGTTTGATCCACAATATAATTTTGTTTTCAACAGTTACTATGAATCTGTAGGTGCACGGGTTATCCGTACCGACCGGGGCAACCTGAGCCGGCCTTCTGTGGAAGATATTATGCATTACCGCCGGCATGTAGATGAAGCCATGACAACATTCCTTGAACAGGAACAAACACCTGAGCTCAATGCGCTCATTACCCTTGGATTAAATCATGAAGAACAACATCAGGAATTATTATACACAGACATCAAATACATTCTGGGCCATAATCCGCTTTTCCCGGCTTATGACCCAAATAAAACAGCAGTCTCCGCAACAAAACCCACAGCTTCCTGGTTAAAGATGCAGGCCGGCCTCTATGAAATAGGTTATGCCGGCAACGGTTTCTGCTTTGATAATGAGCTGGGTAAACATAAAGTATACCTCGGTGATTATGCTATCAGTGAAACATTGGTCACCAATGCAGAATATCTGGGTTTTATAGAAGCCGGCGGCTACAATGATTTTCGCCACTGGCATGCAGAAGGATGGGACTGGGTGAAGAAAAACCAGGTGGGAATGCCCATGTATTGGTATCATGTGGATGGACAATGGCTGCATTACAACTGGCAGGGGCTAAAACCCCTGCAACCTGATGCTCCTTTGTGTCATATCAGTTATTACGAAGCAGCTGCATTCGCCTCCTGGAAAGGATTTCGGCTGCCCACTGAATTTGAATGGGAGGCTGCTGCACCATCACTCTCCTGGGGAGCACGCTGGGAATGGACAGAAAGCGCCTATCTTCCCTATCCCGGCTTCACCAAAGCCCCAGGTGCAATCGGTGAGTATAATGGTAAGTTCATGGTCAGCCAGATTGTGCTCAGAGGCGCTTCGGAAGTCACACCTCCACATCATAGCCGCATCAGTTACCGCAACTTTTTCCATCCTTCCCTGCGATGGCAGTTTACCGGTATCAGGCTCGCAAAATAAACAATGGCATCATTCATTTCTAAAAGACAGCATATGCAATCCCCTGTAATTCCTGGCCACATGGTCTTTTACAAAAGCAAGCCGGTGACCGGCACTTTTTATGAAGAAGTTGTCCGCGGCCTTACCGCTCCGCAGAAATACCTGGACTCCAAATATTTTTATGATGCTACCGGTGATCAGCTGTTTCAGCAGATCATGCAATGCCATGAATATTACCTGACCGGCTGTGAAATGGAGATCCTCACCACCCGCGCAGCAGAAATCACTGATGCCATCATCCGGCAGGCCGGTACTTTCGACGTAGTAGAACTAGGTGCCGGAGATGCTACCAAGTCTATACACCTGCTGCGTCAGCTGCTGGCCAGCGAAGTAGATTTCACCTATTTTCCGATTGATATATCCGCCAATGTAATCCGCCACCTGGAACAGGAACTGCCGGCAACCCTCCCTGACCTGCAGTTAAAAGGCCTGAATGGCGAATATTTTGGAATGCTGCAAGCAGCAAACACCTATAGCCGTAAAAAGAAAGTAGTACTGTTTCTGGGGGCCAACATCGGCAACTTCGATCCTGCGGCAGCCCATAGCTTCTGCGAGGAATTAAAAGAGCTGCTGCAACCCGGTGACCTCTTACTGACCGGCTTCGACCTGAAAAAACACCCACAGGTGATCCTCCATGCCTATAACGACGATGCAGGTATTACAAAAGCATTTAACCTTAACCTGCTCACCCGTATCAACCGGGAGCTCGGAGCCAATTTTGACCTCTCCAAATTCGAGCATTACCCCACTTACGATCCTGGTACCGGAGCCTGTAAAAGTTATCTGATAAGCCTCGAAAAACAACAGGTAAAAATCGGTGATAACTTATACATCGACTTCGCGGAAAATGAACCACTGTACATGGAAATATCCCAAAAGTATTCTCTGGAAGAGACAGAGCAACTGGCATTGCAGGCAGGCTTTAAACCAGTAGCCCGCTTCTTCGATAGTAAAAAATGGTTTGTAGACTGCCTCTGGCAGTGTGACTGAAATTATTTCCAGGC
Encoded proteins:
- a CDS encoding L-histidine N(alpha)-methyltransferase gives rise to the protein MQSPVIPGHMVFYKSKPVTGTFYEEVVRGLTAPQKYLDSKYFYDATGDQLFQQIMQCHEYYLTGCEMEILTTRAAEITDAIIRQAGTFDVVELGAGDATKSIHLLRQLLASEVDFTYFPIDISANVIRHLEQELPATLPDLQLKGLNGEYFGMLQAANTYSRKKKVVLFLGANIGNFDPAAAHSFCEELKELLQPGDLLLTGFDLKKHPQVILHAYNDDAGITKAFNLNLLTRINRELGANFDLSKFEHYPTYDPGTGACKSYLISLEKQQVKIGDNLYIDFAENEPLYMEISQKYSLEETEQLALQAGFKPVARFFDSKKWFVDCLWQCD
- the egtB gene encoding ergothioneine biosynthesis protein EgtB; protein product: MQLKNDYIKVRKRTEDICAPLKTEDYVVQPVADVSPPKWHLGHTTWFFETFVLTPNAKGYTEFDPQYNFVFNSYYESVGARVIRTDRGNLSRPSVEDIMHYRRHVDEAMTTFLEQEQTPELNALITLGLNHEEQHQELLYTDIKYILGHNPLFPAYDPNKTAVSATKPTASWLKMQAGLYEIGYAGNGFCFDNELGKHKVYLGDYAISETLVTNAEYLGFIEAGGYNDFRHWHAEGWDWVKKNQVGMPMYWYHVDGQWLHYNWQGLKPLQPDAPLCHISYYEAAAFASWKGFRLPTEFEWEAAAPSLSWGARWEWTESAYLPYPGFTKAPGAIGEYNGKFMVSQIVLRGASEVTPPHHSRISYRNFFHPSLRWQFTGIRLAK
- a CDS encoding ABC transporter permease/substrate-binding protein; protein product: MDTPETFFDFVRQQSGKLLEQTLTHTGLTFISVLIAVCIGVPAGILISRHKKLAGPVLGITGILQTIPSIALLGFMIPLLGIGPKPAIVALFLYALLPVVRNTYTGILGVDTSVMEAATGMGMNRRQLLLRVQLPLAMPVILAGIRTATVINVGVATLAAYIAAGGLGEFIFGGIALNNTNMMLAGAIPAALLAILFDWGLAQLQRLNSRKARKTILVLPALLLLLSSFYLLPDSYSTHLKAGFTPEFMGRKDGAIGLRTVYGLHLRTLVISDMIMYKAAYEKKLDVISGSSTDGRVKAFDLVVLEDDKHIFPPYYAAPIVRQEVLDKYPELEQVLNLLAGTINDSIMTDLNYRVDYLKQNPQQVAKDFLVKTGLWKPAKSGTKGTVRIGAKIFGDGYILANMYQMLIAGYTDLTATTKTGLGGTKIVFDALVNDQIDLYPEYTGTGLLVILQAPQHTVDSIIGDSKKVYDYVKDGFDKQYHVKWLNPIGFNNTYALMMRREQASRLHISTISGLTNYIHHH